GACGATGCGCCCGGTGTGGACGCGACGGGAAGCGATCTGGCCGGGCTCGATGTCCATGTGTGGTGAGGGCAGGAGGGCAGGAAACGAGGGCAGGAGGGCAGGAGGGCGCGAGGGCAGGAGAGCATCGGACTCTCCTGCCCTCGCGCCCTCCTGCCCTCCTGCCCTCGCCGTTAGGCGCGACCGCGCTTCGCGGCGGACTTCTTCTTCGCCCGCTTCCGCTTCGGCGGGGCGAGGATGGTGCCGCGGCACTTCGCGGTGCCGCACCGGCACGCGTAGAACTCCTCGTCCTCCTTCGTGTGATCCGGGCGCCGCTCGTACTGGTAGTCGTACGTCAGCTCGGAGCCTGGCTGGATGTTCTTCTTCGCGTAGATGAAGATGTGCGGCCCCTCGATGATCGCCTCGCAGTTGGGGTCGCACGAATGGTTGATGTAGCGCGACTCGTTGCCGCCGCGCTTCCCGTCGACCACGGTGTCGTCGTCGAGCGTGAACAGGAACGTGTGGTGGCGTCCCATCCCCGACTCCTCGTACCGGCGGTCGCCCTCGTCGGGCGTGATGTGCTCGCCCGTGTACTCGATGATGCGCTGACCAGGGCGGATGCGGCGCGTGGCGAACGCGCCACGTCCCTGGATGGTCGACTTGCGGATCTCGAACGGCAGATCGGAGCGGGGCGTGGCCTTCGGCACGGCGAGGAGTTCGGATGAGATGGGGAGGACGCGGCCGACACGGCGCGGGGACGCAAGAAGATAGCGGGTGTCGCGACGTCGCGGCTTCGCGACTTGCGTGCCGCCGGTCCCCCCTGTTGCTTCGCGATCAACACCCCGTCAGGAGCCGTCGCCCGTGCGCTCGTCGTCCATCGTGCTGTCGTCCGCTGCCATGCTGTGCGCCGCGTGCGCGTCCTCGTCCCGTGCGCCGTCGTCCGCTCCCGCCGCGTCGCCGAGCCCGACGCCGGCGAACGGCCCCACCGTCGGGGCGCCGGAGATCGCGCGGACGGTGAACCTCGAGACGCGCGATGGACGACTGCTCGTCGCCGGCGTCGAGATCCATCAGAGCACCGACACGTTCCGCGGGAGCGAGGTGGGCGCGCCGGCCGCGAAGCTGTGGGCCACGCTCCCCGCCGTGTACGATCAGCTCGGCCTGCCGATCAACGGCGTCGACGCCGAGAAGCGCGCGGTCGCGGCGGTGAACCTCCGCGCACGCGTGCAGCTCAACAAGGTGCGCCTCAGTCGATACGTGGACTGCGGCGGCGCGGGCTCCATCGGCGGACGCGCCGCGGACTCGTACACGGTCACGTTCAACGTGGCCACGCAGGTGGTGCCGCTCAGCGACGACCGCGCCACCGTCGCCACGCTCGTGCAGGCATTCGGCCAGCCGTCGTCGAACAGCGGACAGCCGGTGCACTGCACGAGCACGGGGAACCTCGAGGCGCAGGTCGCGCAGCTCGCCGCGGCGCACGTCGCGCCGTGAGCACGCGCGACCGCGGCGGCCCCGCGTTCGTCCGCGAGGCCGCCCCGGTCGTCGTCGAGCGCAACGTCACTGGAACAGCAGCGAGACGTTCGTGCGGGTATAGAGCGGGCCGCTGCTCACCGCGGTGACCTGCGCGTTCGTCCGCGCGTCGCCGATCCACGCCTCGAAGATGTGCGTCACGGGGGCGAGGATGTTCGTGCACCCGGTGCCCTTCACGGACCGCACGCGGATGATCGCCGCCGTCTGCCCCTGCGGGAACAGGAAGAACTGGAACGGCGCGGCCGCATTGTACGGCGCCGTGGTGATCGCCTGCGTGAAGCAGCTCGCCGTCGTCATGCGCCACGTGACGATCTGATTCGGGCCCGCCGCCGCTGACAGGCGGATCGTGAAGTCGATCGGGTTGCCGGCCGCGGTGCTCGTCGGGTTCGCCGTCGCCACGGACGCGAAGCCCTGGCCGAGGTCGGGGCGCACCTCGAGCGTGAGCGTCTCGGTGCGGTTCGTCGCGATCGGATCCGTGATCGTGATGGTGCTCGTGCGCGGCGCGGTGAGCGCGCGGATCCCCGCGACGTCGATGGTGAACGTGAGCTGCGTCCCGACCTGCGGCAGCACGGCCGTCGCCTGACTCTCGGTGACGAACGAGGGCAGCCCGGTGACGTTGTAGCGGATCGTCGGCCCGACGACGTCGACGTGCCCGATGCTCGCCGGCGTGGTGCGGACGGTGATGACGTTGCTGTTGCACGTCGTCTGATCCTGCTGGTGCCCCGGCGGGAGCTGGATGACGAGGTGCGAGTCCTGGTTCAGCAGGCTCAGGGAGCCGGTCTTCACGATGCACGACAGGGAGCTCGTCGTCAGCCCCGCGCTCGTCCACGTCGTGGTGAACGTCGGGTGCGCCTTGATCGTCATCGGCAGCCGCGACAGATCGCCGAGCGGCATCTTGAACGACAGCGACGCGCCGGCGTCGGAGGCGAGCGTGCCCGGGGTCGAGATGCGGACGACGGCAGATCCGACGTTGCCGCAGCCGCGCGCGAAGTTGGACGGGCCGCTGCGCTCCGAGACGATCGTCGCGGTCATGCCGCCCGGACCCGCGAACGTGAAGCCGCTCGACGTGTTGGTCAGATCCACCGAGTTGCCCCACACCTCGAACGTGATGTTCGGCCCCGCGATGACCTCGAGCGTGGCCCCGGTGGTGATATCGGCGACCTTCGAGGTGCAGTTCGACGTCGACGTGACGTACTCCACTCCTGCTTCCGCCCGCGCCAGCGGCAGTGCGACGATCGCCAAGACCGCCGCGGCGCTCCGAACCCGCTCGATGACCTTGATCATGGTTGTGCCCTCCTGTTGGCCCATTAACGCGGCCGGAGGGCGGTTCTTCTCACCGGTGCGGCGCGCCGTCAGAATCGCACGACGGTGACCGAGTAGCCGGGAAGAACGAGCGCGTCGGCGTCGCGGCGGAAGCGCGCCGGCGGGTCGCTGCGCGTGGGGCGACCGTTAGGCCCATCCTCGCGCCACGCGTACTGCGCGGCGGAGAACTGCACGACGTCGAGCGGGCCGCTCGGCGCGTGGCCGTCGGCGGCGGTGTCGGCGGCGAGGCGCAGCCGCACCGTGTAGGCGTGCAGCGAGTCCTTGTTCACGAGCAGCAGCGACCACCGGCCGTCGGGGCGCCGCAGCGGGTACGCGGTGACGATCGCGCCGCTCGAGTCGCGCAGATCGGTCGCGGCGCGATAGAGCGCGTGCACGCCGCCGTCGGGATCGACCCAGTCGCGCGTCGTCATGCGCATGGTGTGGTACACGGCGGTGCGCCAGCGCGCGCGTCCCGTGCTGTCGGCGAGGAACAGCGCGTTGTTGCCCCACCGCTCGCAGCGCGGCGCGCCGGACTGCAGGTCCGCCGGCTCGTAGCCGTACAGGTACGCCTGGTCGCCGCCTAACGTGAGGAACGTGCCGACGATGTCCGGATCGAGCAGCGCGGCACCCATCTGCACCTCGGCGGGCCCGGCGAACGCGGAGTAGCCGTACTCGCTGATGACCCACGGCAGCCCGTGCGCGCCGGGGCCCAGCCGCTCGAACACGTCGCGC
This DNA window, taken from Gemmatirosa kalamazoonensis, encodes the following:
- a CDS encoding SET domain-containing protein; this translates as MPKATPRSDLPFEIRKSTIQGRGAFATRRIRPGQRIIEYTGEHITPDEGDRRYEESGMGRHHTFLFTLDDDTVVDGKRGGNESRYINHSCDPNCEAIIEGPHIFIYAKKNIQPGSELTYDYQYERRPDHTKEDEEFYACRCGTAKCRGTILAPPKRKRAKKKSAAKRGRA